The Streptomyces achromogenes DNA segment GACGACAAGAGATCGACGCAACTGAACTGAACTCAGCCGAACTGAACCGGAAATCACGGGGGTTGTAATGAACAGGATGACGGCACGGGTGGTACGGACGCTGCGGGCAAGGCTGCTCGCCCTGGTGTGCGGGGCGCAGGGGGCACGGAGGGACGCGGGAATGGTGACGTCCGAGTACGCGATGGGGATCGTGGCGGCCGTCGGCTTCGCGGTGCTCCTCTACCAGGTGGTGACGAGCGATGTGGTGGCGGAGCAATTGCAGGCGCTCGTGAAGCGGGCGCTCAGTGCGGGCGCGTAGGTACGGGGGCGAGCCCCCGCGCGGGCGCCGGCGGCAGCGCGGCCGCGGGGACCGCGGGTTCGTGACGGCGGAGTCGGCCGTGGTGCTGCCGGTGGTGGTCGTTTTCGCGATGTCGCTGGTCTGGGGGCTGCTCGTCATGTCAGCCCAGATCCAGTGCGTGGACGCGGCCAGGGCCGGCGCTCGGGCCGCGGCCCGGCAGGATCCGTCCGATGCGGTGCTCGAGGTGGCCCGCGTCACCGCACCGCGCGGGGCGCGGGTGACCGTCGGCAGGGAGGGCGACCAGGTGCGCGTGGTGGTCGTGGCGAAGCCGCCGGGGTTGCGCGGGCTGCCCTTCGAGGTACGGGAGGAGGCAGTGGCAGCCGCGGAGGAGGCCGTGGGGGACCCAGGGAGCGTAGAGGCCCCGGGGGCCCCGGAGGGCTCAGGGGCGCTGGGGAGCACCGGAAGCGCGGACGATGCTTCGGGCGCTGCCGCCCAGGGCGCGGAGGAGGGCTCATGAGCCGCCTCGGCCGCTTCGGAGAGCACGCGAGGAGCCTCCGCCGCCTCGGAGCGCACAGAGGCCGTCTCCGTGGCCTCGCGGCCCACCGGCGCGGGGGAGGGGATCGCGGCTCCGCCACCGTCTGGAGCGTGGGTGCGATCGCCGTGCTGTGCGTAGTGTTCGGCGCGGTACTCGCCCTCGGGCAGGCCGTGACGTCCCGGCACCGGGCCGCGGGCGGTGCCGACCTCGCGGCGCTCGCGGCGGCGGACCACTGGTCGGACGGCGCCGACCGGGCCTGTGCTCGAGCGGACCGGGTGGCCCGGGCGCAACGCGCGCGGCTGGTGCGGTGCTCCGTGGTCGGCCAGATCTCGGACGTGACGGCGGCCTCGGGACGCGGACCGTTCGCGGCCGAGGTCAGGGCGCGGGCGGGACCGCCGGAGGCGGTGGTGCTTCCGGCGCCTCAACCGCCGCGGACACTCCCGGCTCCTCCCGCGGACGCACTTCCGGCTCCTCCTGCGGCCGCATTCCCGGTTCAGCCTGCGGACGCACTTCCGGCGCAGTCTGCGGACGCTTTGCCGTCTCCTCCTGCGCGGTCGGTCCCGCCGTCTCTTCCACGGCCGGTTCCGGTTTC contains these protein-coding regions:
- a CDS encoding DUF4244 domain-containing protein, which gives rise to MTARVVRTLRARLLALVCGAQGARRDAGMVTSEYAMGIVAAVGFAVLLYQVVTSDVVAEQLQALVKRALSAGA
- a CDS encoding TadE family type IV pilus minor pilin, with the protein product MTAESAVVLPVVVVFAMSLVWGLLVMSAQIQCVDAARAGARAAARQDPSDAVLEVARVTAPRGARVTVGREGDQVRVVVVAKPPGLRGLPFEVREEAVAAAEEAVGDPGSVEAPGAPEGSGALGSTGSADDASGAAAQGAEEGS